One genomic region from Parachlamydia acanthamoebae encodes:
- a CDS encoding SDR family NAD(P)-dependent oxidoreductase, translating into MVRPILGFGKCLNGKVAVVTGAARGIGRATAVAFAREGAHVIGIDICGSVCPRSGVDASTPQDLIETGLEVKKEGSRWLSMELDQRNLSALKEAVLHIEKEFGGVDIVFANAGIQEFRPLLEMDDRDWQTHIDVNLTGTANVIRTFAPYLIKRGGGRIIVTTSTQGRHGTKYGAAYSASKWGIIGLMKSAAEELGEYGITVNAVVPGLINTPLTRHEERYTQILEDAGKEPTGSFADENIAKKILANKTPLGVPWIEPEDVAPVVVFLASDAARMVSGATYDVTAGDSAHYS; encoded by the coding sequence ATGGTTAGGCCAATTCTAGGCTTTGGAAAGTGTTTAAATGGGAAAGTTGCTGTTGTCACTGGAGCTGCCCGTGGAATTGGTCGTGCAACGGCGGTTGCTTTTGCTCGAGAAGGGGCACATGTGATTGGAATCGACATTTGCGGGTCGGTTTGTCCACGTTCCGGAGTCGATGCTTCCACTCCACAAGATTTGATTGAGACGGGTTTAGAGGTTAAAAAAGAGGGAAGCCGTTGGCTGAGTATGGAGCTTGATCAAAGAAATTTATCAGCTCTTAAAGAAGCTGTTTTGCATATAGAAAAAGAATTTGGGGGTGTGGATATCGTTTTTGCAAATGCGGGTATTCAAGAATTTAGGCCTTTGCTTGAAATGGATGATCGAGATTGGCAGACGCATATTGATGTGAATTTGACGGGTACAGCAAATGTCATTCGCACTTTTGCTCCTTATCTAATTAAAAGAGGAGGCGGACGGATTATTGTCACGACATCTACACAAGGTCGACATGGAACAAAGTACGGAGCAGCTTATTCAGCCTCTAAATGGGGGATCATTGGACTTATGAAATCCGCGGCAGAAGAATTGGGCGAGTATGGAATTACAGTGAACGCTGTTGTTCCCGGCTTAATTAATACACCTCTGACACGGCATGAGGAAAGGTACACGCAAATCTTGGAAGATGCTGGAAAAGAGCCGACGGGCAGCTTTGCTGATGAAAATATTGCTAAAAAAATCTTGGCCAATAAAACTCCACTTGGAGTTCCTTGGATTGAGCCAGAAGATGTTGCTCCAGTTGTCGTCTTCTTAGCCTCGGATGCTGCTCGCATGGTATCTGGAGCTACCTACGATGTGACTGCAGGGGATAGTGCACATTATTCTTGA
- a CDS encoding putative signal transducing protein — protein MNNFVCIYRTFDIVQANLIKSHFENEDILCVLKSNDASRILPHLGFSQGGIEILIHEQHLEDGLKILQEITIKL, from the coding sequence ATGAATAATTTTGTTTGCATCTATCGGACTTTTGATATTGTTCAGGCAAATTTGATCAAATCCCATTTCGAAAATGAAGATATCCTTTGCGTTCTAAAATCAAACGATGCAAGTAGGATTCTTCCTCATCTTGGTTTTAGCCAGGGGGGAATAGAAATTTTGATCCATGAGCAACATTTAGAAGATGGTCTAAAAATTCTACAAGAGATTACCATTAAGCTTTAA
- a CDS encoding carbonic anhydrase: MQAMSQALKFLTVLNIVAVAEAKLILVMSHTSCGAVKASVDFVCNHETASEATGCVNLNSFIQENFLSDCAK; encoded by the coding sequence ATGCAGGCAATGTCGCAAGCCCTAAAGTTTTTGACTGTATTGAATATAGTTGCTGTAGCCGAAGCTAAACTTATTCTTGTGATGAGCCATACTTCCTGTGGAGCCGTTAAAGCTTCTGTTGATTTTGTATGCAATCACGAGACAGCATCGGAAGCGACGGGTTGTGTAAATTTGAATTCCTTTATTCAAGAAAATTTTCTTTCAGATTGCGCAAAATGA
- a CDS encoding bifunctional SulP family inorganic anion transporter/carbonic anhydrase, with product MMANHSLSKTVSYDLIAGLVVFLVALPLCLGVALASNAPLFSGILAGIIGGIIVGFISGSSTSVSGPAAGLTAIVAAQIHHLGSFEAFLAAVVLAGIIQIILSISQLGFIAVFFPSSVIKGLLWAIGVILILKQIPHVMGHDVDPLGNKSFFQADNQNTFTEIIETFFDIHPGAALIGMLSIFLLVFWDNFHILKKSLIPAPLVVIVLSVLANLLFRQYDGYWALDTTHLVQVPVAKSTQDFFNFLTFPDWNILKNSAVYMAAITIAVVASLETLLNLEAVDKIDPMQRISPPNRELLAQGFGNIVAGLIGALPVTSVIVRSSVNINAGGKTKLSTIWHGFLILGSVILIPNVLNQIPLSALAAILLITGLKLASPVILMQMWKEGKNQFLPFIITVGAIVFTDLLIGVLIGLATSICFILHSNIRRPIKKTMEKHATGDEVLHIELPNQVSFFNRASLETTLKNVPAGGHVLIDANNTDYIDPDILDLITDFQSTTANTHKVVVSLLGFKDKYPQLEDRIQYVDFSSREMQENLTPKRILEILQDGNLRFREGTRLTRNLDRQLNATSRGQFPMAVILSCIDSRSPVELIFDLSIGDIFSVRIAGNVASPKVLGSIEYSCAVAGAKLILVMGHTSCGAVKASVDFVCNHKTASEATGCVNLDSLIVEIQKSINLNDCKDFTNWNPQKKEEYLNEISYQNVLQTMQEIRKNSSILNDMITQGKIALVGAMYDISTAEVSFFQTADSENLQAVQANRKPEKS from the coding sequence ATGATGGCAAATCATTCTCTCTCTAAAACAGTTTCTTATGACTTAATTGCAGGTCTTGTCGTTTTTCTGGTCGCGCTCCCTTTATGTTTGGGTGTTGCCTTGGCATCAAACGCCCCTCTTTTCTCTGGCATCTTAGCTGGAATTATCGGGGGGATTATTGTCGGTTTCATCAGTGGATCGAGCACGAGTGTAAGTGGTCCAGCTGCAGGATTAACAGCTATAGTTGCTGCTCAGATCCATCATCTAGGCTCTTTTGAAGCTTTCCTCGCTGCCGTTGTTTTAGCAGGAATTATTCAAATTATTCTAAGTATTAGCCAGCTGGGTTTTATTGCCGTTTTTTTTCCCTCGAGTGTCATTAAAGGCTTGCTCTGGGCGATTGGGGTCATCCTAATCTTGAAACAAATCCCCCACGTCATGGGTCACGATGTCGATCCCCTCGGAAATAAATCTTTTTTTCAAGCAGACAACCAGAACACTTTTACAGAAATTATCGAGACTTTTTTTGATATTCATCCAGGAGCAGCCTTAATTGGCATGCTTTCAATTTTTTTACTAGTATTCTGGGATAATTTTCATATTTTAAAGAAATCATTAATTCCTGCGCCTTTGGTTGTGATTGTTTTAAGTGTTTTAGCTAATTTATTATTCAGACAGTACGATGGCTATTGGGCACTCGACACCACCCACCTGGTTCAAGTCCCCGTAGCAAAATCCACGCAGGATTTTTTCAATTTTTTGACGTTTCCAGACTGGAATATTTTAAAAAATTCTGCTGTATACATGGCAGCAATAACAATTGCTGTAGTTGCCTCTCTGGAGACCCTCCTCAATTTAGAGGCTGTGGATAAGATCGATCCCATGCAACGTATCAGCCCCCCAAATCGGGAGCTTCTAGCACAAGGGTTTGGTAATATTGTGGCAGGGTTAATCGGAGCATTACCAGTTACAAGTGTCATTGTGCGCAGTTCGGTCAATATCAATGCGGGTGGAAAAACAAAGCTTAGCACCATTTGGCATGGTTTTTTGATCTTAGGCAGCGTCATACTCATTCCAAACGTGTTAAACCAAATCCCCCTGTCAGCTTTAGCCGCTATCTTATTAATTACAGGGTTGAAGCTTGCTAGCCCTGTTATTTTGATGCAAATGTGGAAAGAAGGAAAAAATCAATTTCTTCCATTTATCATCACCGTTGGCGCAATTGTTTTTACAGACCTTTTAATCGGGGTCTTGATTGGTTTAGCAACTTCCATTTGTTTCATCTTACACAGCAATATCAGGCGTCCCATTAAAAAAACGATGGAAAAACACGCAACAGGAGATGAAGTTTTACATATTGAACTTCCCAACCAAGTGAGTTTTTTCAATCGAGCGTCTCTCGAAACAACATTAAAAAATGTTCCTGCCGGAGGACATGTTTTGATTGATGCCAACAATACGGACTACATAGATCCTGATATTTTGGATTTAATCACAGATTTCCAGAGTACAACAGCAAACACGCATAAAGTTGTGGTTAGTCTCCTTGGATTCAAAGATAAATACCCTCAGCTAGAAGACCGCATCCAATATGTGGATTTTAGCAGTCGCGAAATGCAGGAAAATTTAACACCAAAACGTATTCTAGAAATTCTTCAGGATGGCAATTTACGTTTTCGTGAAGGCACTCGGCTTACACGCAATTTAGACCGACAACTCAATGCAACTTCTCGAGGACAATTCCCCATGGCAGTCATTTTAAGTTGTATTGATTCCCGCTCTCCAGTCGAATTAATCTTTGATTTGAGCATAGGAGATATTTTCAGTGTACGAATAGCCGGTAATGTCGCAAGCCCTAAAGTTTTAGGCAGTATTGAGTATAGTTGTGCAGTAGCCGGAGCTAAGCTAATTCTTGTGATGGGCCATACTTCCTGTGGAGCCGTTAAAGCTTCTGTTGATTTTGTATGCAACCACAAGACAGCATCGGAAGCGACGGGTTGTGTCAATTTGGATTCCTTGATTGTTGAAATTCAAAAGTCCATAAATCTTAATGATTGCAAAGATTTTACTAACTGGAATCCACAAAAAAAAGAAGAATATCTAAATGAAATTTCCTACCAAAATGTTCTACAAACCATGCAAGAGATTCGTAAAAATAGTTCGATTTTAAATGACATGATCACACAAGGCAAAATCGCTCTTGTGGGAGCAATGTATGATATCAGCACAGCCGAAGTTTCTTTTTTCCAAACTGCAGATTCAGAAAATTTACAGGCAGTCCAAGCCAATCGAAAACCTGAAAAAAGTTAA
- a CDS encoding AAA domain-containing protein, which translates to MNDSKLDKTHAIIDYWRNSLADADRISLSAKDMDQAEIFPLNELLSGHLSREKIQHFFEEAEKRARDKPKYSSKKFPFTDDDFEIKQLQVIIAPYVAVKNYRHGQQIVGEYRTDKIFPLWMMANLNREGILTVDEGSVYPWIDRRCLAPPEECGRGLGYPILGDVSDADAFYAKHAVSLDTTLEWRTFFSYANNLLFSLCDGSVFSKQDYTLTEKSFVLPKNSIAEPSQNIIATYDQYLLTRKTIPALLKKFSSFSDEPYCDDLSPKERFMASCEHLGQMQMGYPLSASQRESISYFSDPERNEIVTIHGPPGTGKTTLLQSIIASNWVECALEKKNPPIQVATSTNNLAVTNILDRLNEAGKETIRWLPNFHTYGLYLAPSHQIEQAKKNNYEFRLRRKNSGSIAEFYNADYRDYATRYFLEKFNNHYLKSESSLRNCQEFIHHELLLKNTLLRNCIRCVNDFHSLEKLLSHRYDRLEAIEELFIENNRAILEIEEELKSLKQLAVSWFSFKIKDLKWLCLFSWIPFIKQLLMDRIRLFTLQHDLFQSRNFNIDDVEKVIEDRMSSHASLLKQLEKDKEVLQSDKELFAKLYGEKVKLEEQLGFNLNTDNASDFTDNSNVLCQMDQTLRYDLFVLATHYWEAQWLQESGKLDQLDYHRDDREKYWRIQAMLTPCFVTTLHSGPGFFQYKTNFQLFETLEDVIDLLIIDEAGQVMPAIAGGMISIAKRLLLVGDAKQIEPIFSISEKMDFSNTKKYGLCTNVDEYHSLKTSGILCSGDAATGHAYGNLITVGQRKSKYHLKEDPVPGLFLKEHRRCAKEIISYCNELCYNNQLIPMTNQQFSHYPPMGYLHVKGREKKSGRAVLILKKL; encoded by the coding sequence ATGAATGATTCAAAGTTAGATAAAACCCATGCAATCATCGACTATTGGAGAAATTCATTAGCAGATGCAGACAGAATAAGTCTTTCAGCCAAAGATATGGATCAGGCGGAAATATTCCCCTTAAATGAACTTTTAAGTGGGCATCTCTCACGAGAAAAAATTCAACATTTTTTTGAAGAGGCAGAAAAAAGAGCTCGCGACAAACCAAAATATTCATCGAAAAAATTTCCTTTTACTGATGATGATTTCGAAATAAAACAATTACAAGTCATTATAGCGCCCTATGTTGCCGTAAAGAATTATAGGCATGGCCAACAGATTGTAGGTGAATATCGGACGGATAAAATATTTCCACTTTGGATGATGGCAAATCTTAATCGAGAAGGTATTTTGACAGTGGATGAGGGGAGTGTTTATCCATGGATCGATAGAAGATGTCTAGCTCCTCCAGAAGAATGTGGTAGAGGGTTGGGATATCCGATTCTTGGTGACGTTTCTGATGCAGATGCGTTTTATGCCAAACATGCGGTTTCACTTGATACGACATTGGAATGGCGAACATTCTTTTCTTACGCAAATAATTTATTATTTTCTCTATGCGATGGATCTGTTTTTTCGAAACAAGATTATACATTGACTGAAAAAAGTTTTGTGCTACCAAAAAATAGCATTGCAGAACCATCTCAAAACATTATTGCTACTTATGATCAATATCTTTTAACTCGTAAGACCATTCCTGCATTACTGAAAAAGTTTTCTTCGTTTAGCGACGAACCTTATTGTGACGATTTATCCCCCAAAGAACGTTTTATGGCGAGTTGTGAACATTTGGGACAAATGCAGATGGGCTATCCTCTATCCGCTTCTCAACGTGAGAGCATTAGCTATTTTTCTGATCCAGAACGTAATGAAATCGTGACTATTCATGGTCCTCCTGGTACAGGAAAAACAACTTTACTCCAAAGTATTATTGCTTCCAACTGGGTCGAATGCGCGTTAGAAAAAAAGAATCCTCCAATTCAAGTTGCAACTTCGACCAACAATCTTGCCGTTACTAATATTTTAGATCGTTTGAATGAAGCTGGAAAAGAAACGATTCGATGGCTGCCTAACTTCCACACTTATGGGCTTTATCTAGCCCCAAGCCATCAAATAGAACAAGCTAAGAAAAATAATTATGAGTTTCGTTTACGAAGGAAAAATTCGGGTTCAATTGCAGAATTTTACAATGCAGACTATAGAGATTATGCAACGCGGTATTTTTTAGAAAAATTTAATAACCATTATCTAAAATCAGAATCGAGTTTAAGGAATTGTCAGGAATTTATTCATCACGAATTGCTTTTAAAAAATACTTTACTTCGAAATTGTATTCGTTGTGTCAATGATTTTCACAGTTTGGAGAAATTACTAAGCCATCGTTATGATCGATTAGAAGCCATTGAAGAGTTGTTTATCGAAAACAACCGCGCTATTTTGGAAATAGAAGAAGAATTAAAAAGTCTTAAACAGCTTGCGGTTAGCTGGTTTTCATTCAAAATCAAAGATCTCAAATGGTTATGCTTATTTTCTTGGATACCATTTATCAAACAACTTTTAATGGATCGCATTCGACTTTTTACATTGCAGCATGATCTATTTCAAAGTAGAAACTTCAACATTGATGACGTCGAAAAAGTCATTGAAGACCGAATGAGCTCTCATGCTTCGCTGTTAAAGCAGTTGGAAAAAGACAAAGAGGTTTTGCAGTCGGATAAAGAATTGTTCGCAAAATTATATGGTGAAAAAGTAAAGCTGGAAGAACAATTAGGGTTTAACCTCAATACGGATAATGCATCAGATTTTACGGATAATTCGAACGTGCTTTGTCAAATGGATCAAACTCTTCGATATGACCTATTTGTTTTGGCAACGCATTATTGGGAAGCTCAGTGGTTACAGGAAAGTGGAAAATTAGATCAGCTTGATTACCATCGTGATGACAGAGAAAAATATTGGCGTATTCAGGCGATGTTAACGCCTTGCTTTGTGACTACATTGCATTCTGGTCCAGGTTTTTTTCAATACAAAACGAATTTTCAGCTATTTGAAACCTTAGAAGATGTGATTGATCTGCTTATTATCGATGAAGCCGGGCAAGTGATGCCGGCCATTGCTGGTGGGATGATTTCCATTGCAAAAAGATTACTATTAGTTGGAGATGCCAAACAGATTGAGCCTATTTTTTCAATCAGTGAAAAAATGGATTTTTCAAATACAAAAAAATACGGTCTATGTACTAATGTTGATGAATATCATTCTTTAAAAACTAGCGGTATTTTGTGTTCGGGCGATGCTGCTACTGGACACGCATATGGTAATCTCATCACTGTCGGTCAGAGAAAATCAAAATATCACTTAAAGGAAGATCCTGTTCCAGGCTTATTTCTTAAGGAGCATCGTCGTTGTGCCAAGGAAATCATCAGCTATTGCAACGAACTCTGTTATAACAATCAGCTAATTCCAATGACCAACCAGCAATTTTCACATTACCCTCCAATGGGATACCTACATGTAAAAGGTCGAGAAAAAAAATCGGGACGAGCCGTTCTAATCCTGAAGAAGCTTTAA
- a CDS encoding AAA domain-containing protein, producing MQWIQENQVKILSMCREDSKKNEKINLSDCIGIVTPFAAQGNEIRSTLYAHGLKIDKVGTIHSLQGAERPIIIFSSVYTTFEGQGTFFFDRSVNMLNVAVSRAKRSFLVFGDMDIFDASKPSQPSGLLARYLFARNENKIYTSQCKME from the coding sequence GTGCAGTGGATTCAAGAAAATCAAGTGAAAATATTATCGATGTGTCGTGAGGATTCTAAAAAAAATGAAAAAATTAATTTGAGTGATTGCATTGGAATTGTAACTCCTTTTGCTGCGCAGGGGAACGAGATTCGTTCGACGCTTTATGCACATGGATTAAAAATTGACAAAGTTGGAACAATTCATTCTTTACAAGGTGCAGAACGGCCAATTATTATTTTTTCATCGGTGTATACTACTTTTGAAGGGCAAGGGACCTTCTTCTTTGATCGATCAGTGAACATGTTGAATGTGGCGGTATCCCGGGCGAAGAGGTCATTTTTAGTTTTCGGCGATATGGACATCTTTGATGCATCCAAGCCCAGCCAACCCTCAGGTCTGTTGGCACGATATCTCTTTGCTCGGAACGAAAATAAAATTTATACAAGCCAATGTAAAATGGAATAG